CGGCACGGCCGCCGGAACAGCAGGCCGGGTCCGATCCCTAAAGTCCGGCAGGATGCGGCTGTTCAGATCCTTCGGCGCTTCCGCACCCCAGGCAATCGCGCCCGCCCAGACCTGGCGTTGCCACTGCCGCTGTTCCGCGTTGGTGTAGGCCCCGAGCGCATGCTGAATTCGGTCAAGTGGGGCGTCATACCAGTCGGCAGCAGGACTGACCAGGGCGAGGGTGCCGAGCGCCCCCGCCCAGTCGAAGGGGGGCCGCTATCGCCGTCCTTCTGGGGTGCCCGTATGGCCACCCACCAAGCCTGGAAATGCTCCGGGCCGGTCAAATCCTCAAACTCAGCCGGAGTCAGGTCCGGTAGCCGGCGCTGAATCAGGCCATAAATGGCCCGCGCCTGGTCGGGCAACTCCATCTCGTGCAAATGCCCCACGATGGCGATTTCTCGCCAGCTGGGGGACAGGTACGGCACCAGAATCGGGCCAAATGGGTCAGCGTAGTCGGGGTTGGGTTCCCCAAGGGCCGCCTCTGGGGCAGCGACCCGCAATTGGTGTTTCTCGTGTTGGTCCATCAGGTTCCCTGCCTTGTGATGGGAAGCGTCAGCCCGGCATGAATGCTCACAGCTCCTGCCTGCCCCTCAGGTGGCATCAGGCGGGGTGCGCGGGCTTGCAGGGCACCTCTCGGCACCCCCCAGCCATGCGCGGCCTTCTGCATGCGGGCCAGCGTCTTCCCGCGCTTGAGGGGTGCATGCAGGATGTACCCCTGGGCCTCAATGCGGTCGGGGTGCACGGTGCAGCCCAGCAGGCTCAGCTGTGGGAGGCGGCCACGCTCTCCTAAAACGATCAGTGGTATCTGCATGACTCACCTCCCAGGGTCAGGGCTTACAGATTGACGGTGGTCCAAGTCGGAGTCGTTGCGTTGGTGTCGCTCCAAGCCAGGGTGCCGCTCAGGTTGGCCGCAAACTGGGCCCGCTGGGTCTGGTTCGGCCCCGCCTGACGGTTGGGCGCCCCGATGTTCACCGTGGCCAGCAGGGCAAAGCCGTCATCGTACAGGTACACAATGCGCTCCCGGTTGTTCGGGCTGATGCTCATCCCCTTCGCGGTCAGGCGCCGCACCACGGGGTCGTCAATGGCCGCCAGCGTGCGGATGTTGGCCGTGAAATCGATACCGTTGGTGGTGCGAATCGGGGTGATGCGCCCGTGCACGTTGATGCTCTCTTCCATGCTGCTCAGCGTGGGGCTGAGTTCCTCAGCCAGTGGAATCTCCAGCAGATTGCTGAAGTTCGCTGTCGCGCCGCTGGCCACCGCCGCCGGGGCGGCCTGAATGGCCACACTGGTCGCTGTGGTTGCCACCGTGATGTCCGCCGTCGTGACCAGGGGCGTGGTGCCGAACACCAGCACACTGCCGGCGGGCACGAAGGTGGCGCTGGCCGCCGTGAGGCTAGCCGTGGTGGCCGCGCTGGAAATGTTGCTGGCCGCCGTCAGCACCGCAGCGGTGACGAGTGTCGTGCCGCCCGTGAGGATGAAGGCGCGGAGCTTGGTGCCGCTGTAGGTCTTCGGCGTGTTGTCAGCGGGTACGGCGGTAGGCAGATTGGCAACGTTGCTCATGTCAGAACTCCTTTGCTACGTGCTGTGCACGTAGGTGAGGGCGAAGCGCTGCCCGGCGTAATGGGTGCGCGTATCTCTATCGAATCGAGTGGGCATGGTGTCGGCCGGTGAGGCGCCGCCGTGCCGCAGGCGAAGAGTCGGGTGCCGGTCCACCTCGCCCGCACGGGCTTTCAGATGGGCCAGCAGAAGGTCCAGCGTGCGTTTGCCAGCCGCATTCGGGGCCGCGCCGTAGAGCATGACCAGCACCAGGCGCTGCCGCTCTTGAAAGCCGTGGCCCTGAACCGGGGCGCCTTCGGTCTCGCTGGTCACGGCGTAGATGGTGCCGGGTTCGGGCAAGGGGTTGGGCACCATGTGACTAGCCACCGCGCCGGTGTCATCGCGGGCCAGCCGCACCCCTAGACTGTCAAGAAGTTGATCCAGGGTCATCAGCAAACTCCGTGGTCGGTGCGATGATCTGCACCTCAAAGTGAGCAATGGCGCGCTCCGGTGCGGCCCAGACCGCGCGGCCCAGGATGAAGCCGTGCTGGGTGCACAGCGCGGACAGTTCCCTGAAAAAGGCATGGGCCTTTTGAGGATCAGCGGGCAGGACCGGCCCGGCTGTTCGGGTCAGAGTGGGCAGGAAGAACACCTCCAGAGCGTGGATTTCTACTGCAAGGCCGCCAGCGCGACCCGGATGCGCTGCACCAGTTCTGTGTCACTGGCCACTTTACTGAGCCAGGGCCGGGCGCCGTACCCGGTGGCGCGGCTGATGGGGCTGTTGGGTGGTATCGGAAACTCCAGGGCCCAGGCTTCCGGCGGCACCGGCGCCACGCTGTTCAAGGCACCGACAACCCAGCCACCGGCCCCCTGTTCCTTCCCCAGGCAGGCCAGCAACGCGCCGCCTTGCTTGGCTGGGTACTCCCCGGGGTTGCTGCTGGGGTTGGGCAGCCCAGGGTGATGGATGCCGCTGCCCGCTTGATTCAGCTTCTCGCGGAGAAAGACGAGCGTGGTGTCCGCGATGACTTCGAGGGCGGGCTGAAGATGCCGCCGCAGCCGCTCTTCCACGTCCGGGTGAAGCCGCAGGACGGTCATGCTGACCGGCCTTCTGGCGCACGGGCGGTGAACGTCCAGCACAGGCGCTGCGTGCCTTCATCCACGATGTCCCCGAGTGGGGTCAGCAGCAGCGGTTTGGGCAGCTCGCCGCCGAACACCTCGAACAGCAGGCCGGGATCATGCAGCGGCGCAGACCAGTGCGCCACGACCTCCCAGAGCGGCACCGCCATATCGGCGCCCAGGTCGGCTTTGTCCTTGGCGTCCAGCTGGTAGGCAATGCAGGGGAACTCGCCCAAAGACGTGCCGGCGCCAGGTGTGGTGGGGGTGGGGTTGGTCGGCAGCGGTGTGACCAGCTCCCCGCGCTCGTCGTATTCCGGCAGAGGCTGCTCGCCAGGGTCAGACGTGGCGGCCTGAGCCCTGAACACGTGCAGGGTCTGGCCCAGGGCAGGAAACACCTGATCCAGAATCGGGCGGGTGACGCTCTGGAGGTCTGCCGTGGTGATCAAAAACTCACCTCCACGTCCAAGCTCATGCTGCCCTGCTGCTGGGCTTCGCGCCGATCAGCCTGAACCTGGGCCCGTAGGTCAGCGGCCAGCGCACACCAGGCATCCGCATCACCAGATTGCGCGCCTCCACTCTGGCTGGCCGCCAGTTGCACCTCGACCTTGCCAATCTTCACCCCCTTCACAGCCGCCGCGACAGTCGCGCCAGCCCGCCGCGCGGCTGTGCACGCCGCTTCCAGCACCGCAGCGGCCACGAGCGCAATGCTCTGCCGGACACGAAAGGCGCGCTCCACATTCACCCGCTGGTCTGCCGGCAGCGCCTGGTGGTAAGCCCAGGCCGCAGGGCCAACCAGCTCTTCAAGTTCGTCCTGCTGGTCCTGGGTCAGCGCCACGGCTGATCACCTCCTGTCTATGATTGGGGCGCTTACTTCGCCTGCAAAGCCGTGAGGATGCTGTCAGCCAGTGCCTCTCCGATCTTGGGGAGAGCCACCAACCGCTCACGCGCGTCAGTCGGCAGCATCTGACGGCCTTCCAGCTCCGTCACGCGGGTTTCAGCCGTTTTGGCGCGCTCCTCGCTCTTGAGCCAGATCTTGCCGCCGCGTTCCAGGCGCTCGGCCTGATCCTGATGTTCGTCCAGCAGACGGCTCAGCACGGCGTCAGGGGTCTCGCCTTCCTGCGCCAGAGGCTTGAGCTGACTCAACAGGCTGTCCAGGTTCCCTTGCAACTGCCCGTTCAGGGTCTGGGCGGCGCGCAGGTCATCCGCACTGCTGCCTGGCCCAACTTCCGCTTCCTGCACCTCGCCCCCGTCTTCTGGGGCCAGGCCAAGAGCTGCTGCCAGCTCTTCAGGAATGGAAATCGGCCCTTCAGAAGGGCCGTAGGTCTTGCCGTCAAACTGCACCGTTTGCGGCATCCGCTTTACTTTGATCATTTTCACGAGGTCACCTCAGGGTGAGTGGAGTTGAAGGCCCGCGCTTACAGCATCGCGGTGGTCAGGATGACCAGCCGCTCTGGCGCGTCGTAGACCACCAGCCCGTTACTGGCGCCCTGGGCCACGGCGTGCATCGGGCGGCCCTGGGGGGTGTAGGCGTTCAGCCAGATGCCGGGCCGGCCATCGCCCTCCACCGTGGGGCCGATGTGAGTGCGGCCCAGACCCGGCCGGGTCAGCACCGTGCCGTCCTGCATGGTCACCATCACGTCGTTGCCGCCCACCACCGCGATCTTGCCGTCCGGCAACACCTGCTGATCGGCGTAGGTTTTGCCCACCTTGATCTTCACCGTGCGGCGGTAGCCCACCAGGGTGTAGCCCTCGCGCACATCGTTGCTCAGCGTCTGCGCCGAACCGATCAGGCGGCGCAAGGTCACGATCTTGATGTTGCCGCCCGCGCTGGTGGTCTCGCTCGTTACGGCCACCCGGTCAGCCTGGCTGTCCAGAATCTGGTGCAGCGTGTTCATAGACATGATGCGGCTGCGCGTGGTGCCCACGATGGCGTCAGCGCGGCGCATATCTGTCCAGAACTTGCTGGCCGAACCGCCATAGGCGTCATTCCCTGTACGGGAAGCGAACTTATTCGCGCTGGGCACGCCGTAGTCCACCGTGCCGCCGCGCAGCACCAGCTGGCCGGTGGTTAGGGCTTCGCCGCGCATCAGTTCGTAGCGGTCGGTGAAGCTCTGGCGGATGACCTTGTTCAGCCAGTTCACCACGAAGTTGCGAATGTAGGTCAGGCCGTTGCCCGCGATGACCCCGCCGCGAATGTTCAGGACCATCTGCTGCAACTCGCGTTGCTGCTGTTCGGTCATGACGGTTTCGGCCGTCCACTTCGCAATGGGCCGGCTGAAGGCGTCGATCTCCATGCCGCCCACTGGGGTGTAAGGGCTGTCCATCCCGGTTTCGCCGGCGGGCGTGGTGATGACCTTCATGGTGCCGCTCTTGGCCTCATAGCTGGCCCGCAGCTCTTCAGGCAGGATGGCCAGCAGCGGGTACTCGCTTTCCGGCACGGGTTGATTGGCCAGGGTGAAGAAGTCCTGAGGGGTGAGGGTGCTCAGGATGGCCTGAACGGTCAGGGCGTCGCCGCGCGGACCCAGGGCGGCGGACAGCAGCGTAGCGGCCAGCCAATACATCGGGGTGTGCTTCATGACTCTCCTTAGAGGCAGGGGAAAGAGGGCGAAGGGCTAGGTGACTTACTGCTGCAGGTAGAACCGCGCGGCCTTGGTCCGCACGGCCGTGGCCAGCACGGCGGGCGCGCCGGTGCTATCAGGGAGCTGGGCCTCGTACACGTTTCCGGCTGTCACCAGGCCGTAGCCACTGGGGCTGTCGGTGGGGGCGTCCTCGCGGGCGTCACTGAACAGCAGCAGGGTGTCCAGCGACCCGTCCGCCGGCACGATCTTGCCGCTGACCAGGCTGACAGCCGTGCCGCTGGGAATCAGGCGACGGCCAGCGGTGCCGTACTTGGCGTCGGTCCAGGCCGCCCAGTTCATCGGGGCGCCGGCGCCGTGGAAGTTCAGGGACGAGTAATCGGCAATCCACTGCGGCATACCGATGGTGCGCTTCTCGCCCCGCAGGGCAACAGCAGCGGCGCTGCCCAGCAGCAGCGCCGTGAGGGTCAGGAGTTTCTTCATGGGGAACGTCCTTTCAGGGCCAGAGAGGCCACTGGAATAGGGGCGGGATGTCCGTGAGGCCTCGCTTACTTGGCCGCCGCGCCCGGTTGCAGGGGATCGACGTAGGCACCTCCTTGCGTGGATTTCAGGGCATCCGTGAGCCACCCGGACCCACCAGAACTGCCGCCCTGATCACCCGACGAACCCGCGCTGCTGCCAGCGTCCTGACGGGCATAACTGGCCCCAGAGCCAGATCCGTCACCAGACGCACTGACCTGCAAGGCGGGCAGGTAGTCGTTCCAGTGCTGTTTGGCGTAGGCGGCCAGTTCATGCTCCGCGCCCTGGGCGTCTTTCACGTAGGCCACCTGCACCTTCTTGCCTTCGCGCTCGACCTCGCGGCTGGGCAGCACGGTCAGGCCATCGGCCTTGATACGGTCGCCCAGCACGGTGGGCTTGAAGCCAGCGTCGGTGGCGGCCGTGGCCAGGGTGTCCTTGAAGCGCCGATCAGTCAGTTCGGTACTGTCTTTTGCCCCCTGGTCCAGCTTGGTTTTCACCTCGTCGGGTTTGCCCAGAGCCACGTAGGCGTCGTAGGCCTTCGCTTCATCAGCCGTGAGCACGCGGGCGTCTTTGGGCACCTGATTGGCCTTGAGCGTTTCGTTCTGGCGTTCCAGGGTGGTCACGCGCTTCACCAGATCCGCATGGCTGGACTTTGCATGAGCAGCTTCGTTGCGTGCCTGCCACTCCTCTTCGGTTAAGCGGCCGTCGTTGGCGGGTGGGTCACCCTCCCCACGAATAGCGACGGTGTGGCTCAGCAGCAGGGCGGTCAGGGTCAGTAGATTCCGTTTCATGGTGTCCCTCCA
This is a stretch of genomic DNA from Deinococcus betulae. It encodes these proteins:
- a CDS encoding major capsid protein — encoded protein: MKHTPMYWLAATLLSAALGPRGDALTVQAILSTLTPQDFFTLANQPVPESEYPLLAILPEELRASYEAKSGTMKVITTPAGETGMDSPYTPVGGMEIDAFSRPIAKWTAETVMTEQQQRELQQMVLNIRGGVIAGNGLTYIRNFVVNWLNKVIRQSFTDRYELMRGEALTTGQLVLRGGTVDYGVPSANKFASRTGNDAYGGSASKFWTDMRRADAIVGTTRSRIMSMNTLHQILDSQADRVAVTSETTSAGGNIKIVTLRRLIGSAQTLSNDVREGYTLVGYRRTVKIKVGKTYADQQVLPDGKIAVVGGNDVMVTMQDGTVLTRPGLGRTHIGPTVEGDGRPGIWLNAYTPQGRPMHAVAQGASNGLVVYDAPERLVILTTAML